In a genomic window of Bemisia tabaci chromosome 1, PGI_BMITA_v3:
- the mRpL3 gene encoding large ribosomal subunit protein uL3m isoform X2: MNFLKNVCNSLIKPVLPVNSSHQLNLLSSVQQVRGTKKYVRPLRIRYPMWFLRQNRAKTIENLTKDNKAFIQEVICDKFGLENIEGGTPTCVSLSPLKSDPAVYTEKWRPGTRRVGLIVRKIGVYPMWQKDGTQIATTLFQVADNHVIKYIPPNEFEPVRKRYRVKQREMGAVIVGADSTDPQKFTKEYCGLFDAAGVLPKNKLCRFIVSPEAALQAGTPLYASHFRVGDIVDIRGKTISRGFQGVVRRWGFRGQPKTHGSTKTHNRPGNIGGGGEKARVWPGKKLPGHMGNKWRLLKGQEIVRINTKYNVIYIRGQASPGNVGDLMYMFDTILPLSYFCDFI; encoded by the exons CCTTCTTAGTTCTGTTCAACAAGTAAGAGGTACTAAAAAATATGTTCGACCTTTACGAATCAGATACCCTATGTGGTTTCTGCGGCAGAATAGAGCG AAAAccattgaaaatttgactaaagaCAACAAAGCATTTATACAAGAAGTAATCTGTGATAAATTTGGGTTGGAAAACATTGAAGGTGGCACACCAACTTGCGTTAGTTTAAGTCCATTGAAGTCGGATCCAGCAGTGTACACTGAAAAGTGGAGACCTGGTACCCGGAGAGTTGGCCTAATAGTCAGAAAAATTGGTGTTTATCCCATGTGGCAAAAGGATGGCACTCAAATTGCCACGACCTTATTTCAG GTTGCAGATAATCATGTGATCAAATACATCCCTCCCAATGAATTTGAACCTGTAAGGAAACGGTACCGCGTGAAACAAAGGGAGATGGGTGCTGTAATTGTGGGAGCTGACAGTACAGATCCACAGAAG ttcacAAAAGAGTACTGCGGTCTATTTGATGCAGCAGGAGTTTTACCCAAGAATAAACTGTGTAGATTCATTGTTTCACCTGAGGCTGCTCTGCAAGCTGGAACCCCATTGTACGCTTCGCATTTCCGAGTCGGTGATATTGTTGATATTCGTGGCAAAAC TATATCCCGAGGTTTCCAGGGTGTTGTCAGACGTTGGGGTTTCAGAGGACAACCAAAGACTCACGGATCTACCAAAACTCACAACAGACCTGGGAATATTGGAGGAGGAGGTGAAAAAGCCAGAGTTTGGCCAGGTAAAAAGTTACCGGGACACATGGGCAACAAATGGCGACTGCTTAAAGGCCAAGAG ATTGTGCGTATTAATACTAAGTACAATGTAATCTACATCAGAGGACAGGCATCTCCTGGTAATGTTGGTGACTTGATGTACATGTTCGATACAATACTTCCATTGAG
- the LOC140224623 gene encoding uncharacterized protein translates to MSRSSDKCRIYGFPAKFSKNMLPTYAEVMRCYLKVRDSIKVNENNPMDPAFRKVANKVVKKLKKVWVKASLPIIGDDRICVMLKKCVEERKSLLKHVDRKSAKVEELKAQSAKKLFDICTCKCPSFKNCKCPSSKKVNVREQDFLTDQRTCRKMVISGKDAIVSKKLQKKEKRKLEREKSRRQKDTREYEANLDLSFESASSQRGTDPESDFEVKSRYQKKPKLDLKLLALTCDRTGVSDDKGALLGTASLKGAGLLTGKQKVFPSTLRRTRIAERNRLRTEELKDGRKIRGLYYDGRKDTTLFNEKKGDAFHQLRKKEDHYVLLEEPGSEYLGHVSPQSGKAQDIAFSIIDFLTKNGVSFEELQVLGCDSTNTNTGKHNGVNRKLEEQLRKALQWCVCQLHTNELPLQHLFEHVDGVQKNPITYSGPIGQQLLTCETLPIVEFEIVPVTFLPDIDFKKVPLSSDQKYLYEITLAVSTGVVPPGFENRQPGKLAKVRWMTTASRVLRLYIGTENPSAELLILVTFIMKVYSPMWFHIKFEYLCQNGALHIWRTITYSRYLEKSLKDIVDPVIQRGSYFAHPENILWTMLVDNDSNVRETAVNRILAAREEHRPGSIRKFTVPPLNFQAADYQELIDWNKVTITLPPILSHLTEEDLKALILHPVQKMTLFPCHTQAVERGVKLVTEASAAVCDAESRDGFIRARIFARKLDQPAIEPTDTCEAGTSSRS, encoded by the coding sequence ATGTCGCGCAGCTCAGATAAGTGTCGTATATATGGCTTTCCAGCCAAGTTCAGTAAGAATATGTTACCGACATACGCAGAGGTGATGCGGTGTTATTTAAAAGTTCGGGACAGTATCAAAGTAAATGAAAACAACCCGATGGATCCGGCATTTCGTAAAGTGGCAAATaaagttgtgaaaaaattgaaaaaagtgtgGGTTAAAGCATCACTCCCAATCATTGGTGACGATCGTATTTGTGTAATGCTGAAAAAGTGTGTTGAAGAGCGGAAATCTCTGCTTAAGCATGTCGATCGAAAATCGGCTAAAGTTGAAGAGTTGAAAGCCCAAAGTGCGAAAAAGTTGTTTGATATTTGTACATGCAAGTGTCCGTCTTTCAAAAACTGTAAGTGTCCTTCGTCGAAAAAAGTGAACGTTAGAGAGCAAGACTTCCTCACCGACCAACGAACTTGTAGAAAAATGGTTATAAGTGGAAAGGACGCTATCGTTTCTAAAAAActacagaaaaaagaaaagagaaaattagagagagaaaaaagtcggAGACAAAAGGACACGAGAGAATATGAGGCTAATTTGGACTTGTCGTTTGAAAGTGCGAGTTCTCAACGCGGTACCGATCCGGAATCAGATTTTGAAGTTAAATCCAGATATCAAAAGAAACCAAAGCTCGATTTGAAACTTCTAGCCCTTACTTGTGATAGAACCGGTGTGAGTGATGACAAGGGTGCATTATTAGGAACTGCGAGTCTTAAAGGTGCTGGATTATTAACAGGGAAACAAAAAGTATTTCCATCCACACTTAGACGAACCCGAATTGCGGAAAGAAATAGACTTCGAACAGAAGAGTTGAAAGATGGTCGGAAAATAAGGGGATTATACTACGATGGAAGAAAAGACACAACTTTGTTCAACGAGAAAAAAGGTGACGCATTTCATCAActtcgaaaaaaagaagatcaTTACGTTTTGCTAGAAGAACCTGGCAGTGAGTACCTCGGTCACGTCTCTCCCCAATCAGGAAAAGCTCAAGATATTGCGTTTTCCATCattgattttttgaccaaaaacGGAGTAAGTTTTGAAGAACTCCAAGTCTTAGGATGTGATTCAACGAACACCAACACCGGTAAACATAATGGCGTGAACCGAAAATTGGAGGAGCAATTGAGAAAAGCTTTGCAGTGGTGTGTTTGTCAGCTGCATACTAATGAGCTACCCCTTCAACACCTGTTTGAGCATGTAGATGGTGTACAAAAAAACCCTATTACTTATTCTGGACCGATTGGTCAACAACTTTTGACCTGTGAAACTTTACCTATTGTTGAATTCGAAATAGTGCCAGTTACATTTCTTCCAgacattgattttaaaaaagtgccTTTAAGTTCCGATCAAAAATATCTGTACGAAATCACCCTAGCAGTGTCAACTGGGGTTGTTCCTCCTGGATTTGAAAACCGACAACCAGGAAAGCTCGCGAAAGTACGATGGATGACCACAGCATCCCGAGTCCTCAGACTTTACATCGGTACCGAGAATCCATCAGCAGAACTACTAATTTTAGTGACTTTCATAATGAAAGTATATTCACCGATGTGGTTCCACATAAAATTCGAATATTTATGCCAAAATGGGGCATTACATATTTGGCGAACAATCACGTATTCTCGGTACTTGGAAAAAAGCCTAAAAGATATCGTTGACCCCGTCATCCAAAGAGGATCATACTTTGCTCATCCGGAAAACATTTTGTGGACCATGCTGGTGGACAATGATTCAAATGTCAGAGAAACGGCGGTGAACCGAATTTTGGCGGCCCGGGAGGAGCATCGTCCTGGAAGCATTCGAAAGTTTACCGTCCCTCCGTTAAATTTCCAAGCAGCCGATTATCAAGAACTCATTGATTGGAACAAGGTGACGATCACTCTACCCCCGATTTTATCACACTTAACGGAGGAAGACCTAAAAGCTCTCATACTTCATCCTGTCCAGAAAATGACGCTTTTTCCATGTCATACTCAAGCAGTTGAGCGTGGAGTCAAGTTAGTTACGGAAGCTTCCGCGGCCGTATGTGATGCCGAAAGTCGTGATGGGTTCATCAGAGCACGGATCTTCGCTCGAAAACTGGACCAACCAGCAATTGAACCAACTGACACATGTGAAGCAGGCACATCGTCAAGGTCCTGA